TATGCGGAGGCACTGGCGGACACCTGGCCCCGGGCATCGCGCTGGCGCAGCGTTGGAGGGCTCGCGGGCATAGCTGCCGTCTCGTCGTGAGCAACAAGGATGTCGACAGCCGGCTGGCCAAGCACTATCCGGATTTCGATTTCCTGCGCGCCCCCGGTCGCCCGTTTTCGTGGAACCCCTTGCGCCTGACGCGCTGCCTGTGGGCCTACACACGAGCCTTCGTCATTGCGGCTACGCTGCTCAAGCGCGACCGGCCCGATGTGGTGATCAGCTTTGGCGGCTTTCTGGGCCTGCCCTGGGCGCTGATGGCCAAGATGTGGGAGATCCCGCTGGTGCTGCACGAGGCCAACCGCGTGCCCGGGAAAGCCACCCGGATGCTTTCCGCCTTTGCCTGCCGCGTCTACCTGCCTGCCGGCGTGCGTCACCCGCGCGTGCCCAACCACCTGGTGCGCCCGCTGGGTCTGCCGTTGCGCGAAGAAGTGCAGCACATCAAAAAGGCGGAAGTGCGCGAGCGCTGGGGCATCCCGATCGGCGTCAAGCTGGTCGTCGTGCTCGGCGGCAGCCAGGGCGCGACCTCTCTCAACGACTGGGTGGAGGAGCACCGACACACCCTTATCAACGAAGGTATCTGGGTCATCTGCGTTACGGGCCCCAACAAGGGCGAAGCGCGCACGGCCGATTACGACTCGCCGGAGGGTTTCAAGGTCCGCTTCCAGTGGATCCCGTTTACGGACAAGATGGCGGAGCTGCTCTCGGTGGCCGACATCGCGATCACACGCGCCGGGGCTGGCACGTTGGCCGAGCTGGTGCGCTGCCTCACGCCCTCGATCCTGATCCCTTACCCGCACGCGGCGGACAACCACCAGGCGGCCAACGCCAAGTATCTGGAGCAGCGCGGCGGCGGCATCGTCGTCCCGCAAAACAAGCTCGATACCCTGCTGACGGAGGCGCTCGACCTTGTCTTCAACGACTGGCTGCTCGGGCGCATGCGCGAAAATCTGCGCCTGCTCGCCAGCGACGATGCGGGCCTCACGATGGTGCAAGATATCGAATTCATCCTCTCCGCCCGGCAGGTGGAGCAGGCCACGGCTTCTACCGGCTCTGCCACATGACCTCCAACCTTTCCCAGTCGCAGCCCCGCATCACCGTCCTCCACGGCGGCACTTCCGACGAGCGAGAAGTCTCCCTTGTTTCGGGCCGTGCTGTGGCCGACGCCCTGCGCGGGCTCTACGAGGTGGATCTGGTCGACTGGCGCGCTGATACGTTGCCGGAAGGGCTCGACCCCAAGCAGACCGTGATTTTCCCGGCCTTGCATGGTGGGGCAGGGGAAGACGGGCGCCTGCAGGCTCAGTTGGAGGCGCAAGGTTTTGCCTACGTGGGTAGCGACGCGGCTTCCAGCGCCTTGTGCATGGACAAGCAGCGCACCAAGGAGACGGTTTCGCGCGTAGGTGTGCCGATTGCCGCCGGCGTCGCCTGGCACACCAACGAAGGCCTCGACTTGGCCGACACGCTCGCCCGCCTCGGGCCAAAGCTCGTGATCAAGCCCCGCTTTGGCGGCAGCAGCATCGGGCTGGTGATGGTCAGCAACCTGGTCGAGCTGCAAGAGGCGGTCGAAACCCTGCCGGCGGGCGATTACGTGATCGAGGAGCGCATTGCCGGGCGCGAGCTTTCCATCGGCGTCCTGAACGGCGAACCGCTGGTGGTGGTCGAGATCGTGCCCCGCAGCGGCGTGTATGACTACCAGAGCAAATATACCGCCGGCGCCACCGAATACCGCTACCCGGCCGAGCTATCGGCCCCCGTTACGCAGCGCGTCCGCGCCTTGGCCAAGGCGGCCTTCCACTCGTGCCACTGTCGCGATGTCGCGCGGGTAGACTTCCTCCTGCGCGAAGATCAGCCCTACTTCCTGGAGGTCAACACCTTGCCGGGCCTCACGCCCACCAGCCTGCTGCCCAAGAGTGCCGCCGCGCACCTCGGCCTCGATTTTCCGACTCTCGTCAACCGTCTCCTGCAACCCGCGCTGCTGCGTTTTTCGCGGCAGGGCTCTGCCGAATAACGTCTCATGCCGCGCCTTACCGATCCCGCCTCCGACACCGTCGACGCCCGCAACT
The window above is part of the Verrucomicrobiota bacterium JB022 genome. Proteins encoded here:
- a CDS encoding UDP-N-acetylglucosamine--N-acetylmuramyl-(pentapeptide) pyrophosphoryl-undecaprenol N-acetylglucosamine transferase — translated: MAKAYIVCGGTGGHLAPGIALAQRWRARGHSCRLVVSNKDVDSRLAKHYPDFDFLRAPGRPFSWNPLRLTRCLWAYTRAFVIAATLLKRDRPDVVISFGGFLGLPWALMAKMWEIPLVLHEANRVPGKATRMLSAFACRVYLPAGVRHPRVPNHLVRPLGLPLREEVQHIKKAEVRERWGIPIGVKLVVVLGGSQGATSLNDWVEEHRHTLINEGIWVICVTGPNKGEARTADYDSPEGFKVRFQWIPFTDKMAELLSVADIAITRAGAGTLAELVRCLTPSILIPYPHAADNHQAANAKYLEQRGGGIVVPQNKLDTLLTEALDLVFNDWLLGRMRENLRLLASDDAGLTMVQDIEFILSARQVEQATASTGSAT
- a CDS encoding D-alanine--D-alanine ligase, with the translated sequence MTSNLSQSQPRITVLHGGTSDEREVSLVSGRAVADALRGLYEVDLVDWRADTLPEGLDPKQTVIFPALHGGAGEDGRLQAQLEAQGFAYVGSDAASSALCMDKQRTKETVSRVGVPIAAGVAWHTNEGLDLADTLARLGPKLVIKPRFGGSSIGLVMVSNLVELQEAVETLPAGDYVIEERIAGRELSIGVLNGEPLVVVEIVPRSGVYDYQSKYTAGATEYRYPAELSAPVTQRVRALAKAAFHSCHCRDVARVDFLLREDQPYFLEVNTLPGLTPTSLLPKSAAAHLGLDFPTLVNRLLQPALLRFSRQGSAE